The genomic DNA AAATGTTTATATTTACTGAAAACAATAATGGTGatcgaaaaaaaataattacaggATGCTGTTGGGCGTTCTCGGCTGTGGCTGCCATGGAGGGCATTGTCAAGATAAGCACCGGcaagctcatctcactttcAGAGCAAGAGCTGGTGGACTGTGATGTCCATGGCGAGGACCAGGGCTGCAACGGTGGTGAGATGGACGACGCCTTCAAGTTCATCATCAAGAATGGTGGCCTTACCACTGAGTCCAGCTACCCTTACACTGCACAAGATGGCCAGTGCAAGGTCGGATCCAATAGCGCCGCAACCATCAAAGGCTAGACGAGGCTGCCCTCATGAAGGCGGTAGCTAACCAGCCTGTGTCAGTGGCGGTAGATGGAGGAGACATGACATTTCAGTTCTACTCTGGAGGTGTCATGACCGGCTCTTGCGGCACTGACCTGGACCATGGCATTGCAGCCATTGGTTATGGAAAGGACAATGATGGAACCAAGTATTGGCTTCTGAAGAATTCTTGGGGCACGACATGGGGTGAGAATGGATTCCTGAGGATGGAGAAGGACATCACCGACAACAGGGGAATGTGTGGCCTTGCCATGCAACCATCCTACCCGACTGAATAGGCAGCTTCCGATGCCTCATGAGTCATGCCTCATCACGTTCATACACATGCCCGCAGTTTGAATAAATGGATGTTTGTTGTCGTGGTAGTTCTTTCAGATGTGTCTAATTGTGTCACATGGATATATGTGCTATAAATGATTACTTTGTAAATGTTTTGGATGTGGGAAAAAGATTTACAATTTGGCACTATTCTAGAGGTGCAAAGTCATAATGTTCCCGTGCCCCTTTCAGTTTATACAGAAGGAAACTGAGAGCGATTGTTGTCACAATCTGTTCGACTAGTTGCAGCTGGATTGTCTAGTATACTCCATCTGTCCCGCAAAGTGTGTCCTTTTAGTTCTATCCTAACACTGGTGGAAAACgcggctttagtcctggttggatagggccatagatcccgaaaatccaaccgggactaaattttcgagacaaaagggaattctttagtcccggtcatccacccgggactaaagggggtctttagtcctggttggtaaaaccaaccaggataaaacggttccaaaataaaaaataaaaaaaggtcgGTCGCCCGCCCTCGCCCGCATCCGCTCCGCCCTTGCCCACTGCCGCCCGCCTGCACCCGCGCACGCCAGTTGCCCGCCCGCTCGCTGCCTAGCCGCGCCACTGCCCTatcctcgccccgctgccgctcctcactgccagtgagggtcgagcagagggggaagggaaggggcagcagagggggaggccaggggtgggagaggaggagggagggggtggtgggcaaagaagagagaggagggtagggggcggcagtggcgcaGTGATGAGgagagcgaggagaggaggcgccGGTGGAGAGGTAGAGAGGAAGCGCGAGAGAAAaagcaggaagaggaggaggagagcgcgaggataagggagaaggagaggaggagaagataagcAGGGCCGCGTGggcgttttgtcccggttggaaatttcaactgggactaaaaatcttttatcccggtgggaattaccaaccaggactaggGGGAGggattttgtcccggttggaatttccaacagGGACAAAAGGGGGAGCGTCGTTGCGATATTTTCTAGCCGTTACAATAGGAACTAAAgagggagctttagtcccgattggtcaTTACAACCGAGACTAAGCCCCCCCCCTGTGGTGGCTTTCGGtggcactttagtcccgggtccaaagcacctggatggaaggtcaattctctactagtgtaagtCAAACTATCTTAtatttgaccaagtttatataaaaatatgtcAATGTTTTTGATGTCTAACAAGTTTTATTAGATttgttatgaaatatattttcatagtcaTACCTATTTAgtattataaatattgatacttttcattgtaaatttggtcaaaattaAAAAGTTTAACTTAGGACGAGTCTAAAAGGACACTCTTTGtagaacgaagggagtatataTTTTCATGGTAGAGCCTACAGTCTATTGGATTTCATAGATGATTCCTGTGTTTTCCAGAGGAGGGGACATCATTTTCAAGCATCTGACTtcaacaaacaaaacaaaacatacATGGATTCTAAAGAACCAGATGTTTTCTTCAAATTATTGTAGGTTCCTCATGTTTAACTTAAAAAGTTAAAAGAGATAATCTACATCTAAATATCATATATAAgatctccttgtccttgcacAGAAGCACTTCACATTTAAACATGATAGACACAGTTGCAAGTAATAGCACTTACAAGTTACAATGCAAAATTATTATGTAAAATAAGTAAATGACACACAACATACAAATTTGTTTTTACAATAGTTGCTGAGCGCTGACACATAAAAAATGGCAATATATTTGGCCTCCCACAGCATTTTGGAAGGCGCAATTCCATCGGGATTAAAGACTGGTTATGATAGCAAGCAAACACATTCCAACCAGATGTTTATTATTGACATGATGAATGCTCGTAGGGCACCAGCCCGGCCGGTTTCGCGGGGAACGGCGTCACGTCGGCGTGCCCAAGATACACGCCAAGCAGGTCATACAGCTCGACGCCGTCCGTCACCGGCAGCGAGAGCCGCCCCGCCCACAACTCGCCGTAGATGAGGTCGACGGAGCACGGCTGTGACAggagcgccgcggccgcgcgcgacGCCCGCCACCCGGCGCGCCCACGGGAGGCGCGGGTCGTACACGAGCCcgcgcaggaggcggcggccctcGGCGTCGGCCACAGGATCGGAGGCTCGGAGCAGCTCCGCCTGCGTCCCCGACCCGACGTCAGTATTGGACGAGGTTGGGGCACCCGTCCGCGCCGCAGTCATTGAAGCCGTCGGAAATGGCGTCGACGCGGAAGGGGCTGAGCGGGTGCGTGTCGGTGGTGGAGTGGACGCACCGGGTGCTGACGAGCGTGGGGCGGAGGCCGTGgtgcgcggggcggcggccgagctGGAGCATCGGATTGATGTGGCGCTGCGCGCCCGTGACCGGCCGGAGCAGCATGTGCACGCCCCAGAGGCTGCGGCTCTCgttggaggcggcggaggaggaggacgaggaggaaggtGAGGTGGTGCTGCCGCTCAGGCGCCCCATGCTGGCTCATGGTGCCTCGGTTATTGGCTTCTCGCTTCGGTACGGTGTGGTGTGGCGGCGGTGAACGGGAGAGTTAAATAGTCGTGGCTGTCGGGCAGTGGAGTGGCGCGCAAGGTTCTTCTTCTGCCGTCGCGGCAACGTCAACAATTTTTGCGTGGACTGATGGCGATTGGCCAAGCTCTTTTGACTCGTGAGCTCGAGGTTCACGTTCCGCTATCAACTATCATATATGGGTTGCCGCTGTTCCGCCCTCCACTTCGTGGTTTCTTCCTAGCCCAACACAAGAACGGCGCTGCTGCATCACTTGTTTGTTTCAGACAACAAACATTGCAGTACCTTTTTGACAATACTTGTTTTAAAATAATGATACATTAAGCGTGGTTTATAAACTTTCATATTTGCACATAATGTTTAAATAAGAAGAATATTAAAAAAGAATTGTCAAACGTTGCATTCAAAAGTCAAAGGCTAAAAGATTTTTGAACCAACGGGGCGCTTATGAACCTATGGGCACTTGACTCTAAACAAAATGGATTTTCAAACATGATACACGTGATCTGTATAGTAGTTTGTTCAGAAAGAAATATCTATATGGACATAGGATTTCTTTGCATAAGAGATTATACTTAATTTCTCGTAGTGTGGGAAAAGTTTTAGTTATGTAAAATTATTGTATGCAAGGGGTAGAATTTTTTTGATGTAGAATGGAAACAAAAACTAGTTTTCCATGAAGACACTTGGATCAATCATTGTATTTGAAAATGAAATCTGATATCAGCAAGGCAAAACATTCCAGGTCATTCGGGATGAGGTGATTGGTTTGGGCTTTAGAAGAAAATTTGGAAACATACTACGCCAAAATGCATACATTAGTGACGGCTAAATTCATAATTGGTAATGGAACTTAGTTGCGTGACTACTATGATCCACGTTAGTCATGAAACACAACCCGTCAGTAATAAACACTTACCAGTGATATATTTTATATAACCCGCGTCACTAATAAATATCACTTTGACGCATTTTGTGAACGTTCGTGTCACTAATATTAATAGCGGTGATGTGTTTTCTAATAAACCACATCACTAATATGACTGACTAGTAACATGTTTTTATGAATGTTTGTGTCACTAATGTGACTTACCAGTGACGCATTTTCTAATAAACCGTGTCACTAATTTGACTTACCAATGACGGTGTTTATACTATCCACATCACTAATATAGATCACTAGTGAAGCGTTTAATAAGAGTTTGCGTCACTAAAGTTCATAGCAGTGACACATTTTATCCAAAATTGCATCACTTGTAAGAGTCAGTGACATGTTTTTTGTAAAACAATGCATCACTAATGATGAGTGCAAAAAAAAGAGGAGGCCCTGATATGTTCATTGCACATTACTTGCATTCTGAAATACAAAATCAACCTGCACTTCACTTTTTCTATTATCCCAATTCAAAACAGTATTGTACAGCCCATTTATATCCACATGAAGCCAACTACAACACCACATAAATCTTTAGTAGTACCCAACCTGTTCACAACCAATATCTGAATCCTAGTCCACAACTTATTCTGCTTGCAATCATATCACCAATTTCTGTTCTGCTTGCAATCATTTCACCAATTTTTGACTCTTGCATCTTCGCTTCTAAACCTTTAGTAGCACCCCATAGGCCCATATTCGTGGCACAGATGGTGCCTGGCCAATGTAGTGCCCGATCTCAAGACAGATGGTGCCATCAGTTGATATATCTACTTACTAACAGAATGCAGCTTTGGTCTGCAAGACAATATACACAGGGGCAACACATCAACGATGTTGCAGAAATCAATAAGAAATTTCAAAATTAACTCAACAGATAATCTATTCACCAGGCAAGACTATTAACTTAGATTGTGTACCACAACTATCATTGCTGAAACGTGCAAAGCAATGAAACTGAAAGCTCAACTAATCCTATAGATCTTCCCAATTCAATTCACCACAATACTGATTCGGCAAGTAACAGTTATCCAGTATCAAAGAAGAATTGACATTCCTTACCAGAAGATTGGTAAGGTACAAGGAATGTATACTGACTTTAGAATTTGAGAGCTCAAACTATATCATCGGAAGTTGGAGCTCTTGTGTCGAGGTGTTCGGTGAGCTCATGGATGGTGTGGGGATACAAGGGAGACCGCCCATTTGGCGAGCAAAGCATTGAACGCATTGTGCATATTCACTAGGAATGGATGGATAAGCAATAATAGACATTGTTTAAGGTTACTTCCTTTTATTTATGTCCAATTTCTCCTTTTTATTTACTTGTGATCAACTATTGAGCTGAAGACTGTAAGAACTTGGCTGTGTGCGTTTATCGTAGAGGCTAAATATATTTCCATTTTCTACAAAAAATTTGGTAGATTGGATATGTACTTGCTAACTCAACAGGTGTTACTTGCATTAGTGACTataacaaaaataattgcaaatAAACTTGAAACCAGAGTGCATGGTCAGTGGAAAAACAACTTCGCTACTGAAACCTGCAGCACTAGGACGGGAAGGGAGGCAGAAGGCCATGGCTCACCGTTGGAGGAGCCTGACAGTCAACAACATTGTGTAGACgctacactacaagaaatgtgttgatctattatgaaaattttatgacatatttgttttcgtcatagatctatgacgtttctggCTGAAAATGTCATTGAgtaaatttagtgacaaagttacggaacgtcataaaagttgccactgtagctAAACAGAAATCATCACTCattgttacatggtggttttgtgatgatctAAACTCCGCGAAAACGTCATAAAACAACATTGTTACCACTAGTTTATTAATGATTATAGCTATTAACGATTATTATGAAACTTGTAATGATAAATGGCTATGACATGCTATCTTATGAAATTTGTTGCTGCTATGCACTTTATAGTGATGAATGACTATGACATGCCATCTAATTATGTCACTTTTGTttaatctactttcaatttgatTCCAGCATATTTACCATTCATAATTCAGATACGCTGCATAATTgaggaacactaataatataaaTATTGGTACTATATACAAATACGTGGTCTGAAAATACAATAGACAGCACGGCAGATCACTTGCTCTACTCATAGCTAGGCAACAACCATATTCCTTGTGACCAAATCCAATTCCGAGGAACCTGCATAATGCGAATCGTAGGATCATTGTTGACGCCTGCTACATTTCTTACTCCCTGTTGGTAGAGCCAGTATTGCGACTCTTCATCATGCACATCATTTTCTAGAAAGTAAATATGATTTCCCTTCAAGTTAGCCAAGCCACAAATGGcatgctcttgtacaacaatACACTTGTCAGGTCCAAATAGGATGATCTTATTCTAGAACTCTGCCTAGGAAATAAATGTGATTTCCCTTCAAGTTAGTCAAGCCACAAATGGcatgctcttgtacaacaatACACTTGTCAGGTCCAAATAGGATGATCTTATTCTAGAACTCTGGAGCTATTTCCCAGGGAATAGGCTGCCAAATGTCACCAATGAATGAATGCAGAGTAAATTCCACCACCTCAACATCTCTCTCGTTGATGTCCTAGCTCCACGAGCTGTACATCCTCTTCTCCCGAACAACAAAGAACAATCGATCTTGATCTTGGAGTAGAGAAGAGTTGCTCATACCAAGAACCCATGATAACCGGAGTCCAACAGCTTCAGGAGGTGCTGGAAGATGAAGCCCCAAGTAGATCCGCATGTGTTTAGGAGAACTGCACCAGAAATCTTCCGAGGGAATAGTAGTTCAGTCAGATTGTCTTCCCAAATACTAGATGCATACGAGTAATGACCCTAGCGCTGAAGTAGATTTCAAAGGCCACAAATTGGTTAACAAAAGAAATGACTCTGCATGTTTCCAAGCCTAAAATACAAGCATCGAGAGAACCCATACGGCACGATGCTGGAAGTCGAGGAAGGATAATGTGCTCCCGATGAGACAAAGGATTCAGCAGGAACCCGATGCTCTCATCTCTGTCATCTACAGCAACAAGGCATCCAGATCCGCCGCAACCAATCAGCCTATGCCTTTTTCCAGCTAATGCTGGAAATGAGACCTCAAAAAGCCAGTAATCTGCGATGGATGAGAATGTCACTGCTCCAGATTCACTGATATGTTCAGATTTCAGAATCCAAGAGCTAAACGGGTGGTGGGCACTGTTGTCATTTTaggccgaggtggaggaggccaaGGAGAGGATGCAGTCAAGGGAGGACGCAAACAGAGGGCCAGTCGAACAAGAATTTTTTTAATCAAGGCACCGGGTGCAAAATTAAGCACGGACGAAAGATTCTCTCCAATTATCTCTCGAAACAAACATCGGAGCTACCCTTAATCAAATATCACGGCAGCACTCCAAAGTTGATTATCCTTGGCGACAACGGAGCAGGCTGGTGATGCCTTTTGTTGGCTTAGGAAGCAACAAAGAAACGAGGAGGGGTGACGGCGAGTACCCAGTCAACGGAGCTTCCATGATTCCATCCATGCAATAAAAATTCGAGCTTCCTACGAAGTTGCGCGCCACTCCCACTGCAATCGACGCCTTGCTTATTTATACCCATTCGCCGATCCATTCACAGCGACACAAGCGAACCAAACCAACAATGGAGAGCAcgagcgccagcgccggcgcgcaCGTGCTCCTCATGCCGTACCCAGGAGCGCAAGGCCACACCAACCCGCTGCTCGAGttcggccgccgcctcgcgtACCACGGCCTCCGCCCCACGCTCGTCTCCACGCGGTACCTGCTCTCCACCATCCCGCCCCCCGGGGAGCCCATCAGCGTGGCCGCCATCTCCGACGGCTTCGACGACGGCGGGGCTGCCTTGTGCCCGGACCTCAATGATTACTTGCGCCAGCTCGAGGCCGTCGGCTCCCGGACGCTGGCGGAGCTTCTCCGGTCCGAGGCCGCCGAGGGACGGCCCGTGCGCGTGCTCGTTTACGACCCGCACCTGCCGTgggcgcggcgggtggcgaAGGCGGCCGGCGTCGCGACGGCGGCGTTCCTATCGCAACCGTGCTCCGTGGACGTCGTCTACGGGGAGGTGTGGGCGGggcggctgccgctgccggtgaCGGACGGGAGGGAGCTGTTCACGCGCGGCTTGCTAGGTGTCGAGCTCGGGCCTGACGACGTGCCGCCGTTCGCGGCGAGGCCGGACTGGTGCCCGGCGTTCCTTAAGGTCTCCGTGCGGCAGTTCGAGGGGCtggaggacgccgacgacgtGCTCGTGAACTCATTCCACGACATGGAACCCAAGGTCAGGTTACCCTCACGGCCTCACCATGCCCAGCATCTGTTTGTTGTTTTGCCCCGGTGAATCTTCAGTGCTGCTTCCCACACTCTGCTTTTCCATAATCACTTTTCTTTACTCAATAATCTATGATTCTTCATCTAGAAGTGCTGTTTCTTTTATTCCCCTTCACTGTCATAAGATTTTTTAACACGTTTGTGTTGTTAATGGAGCAGGAGGCAGATTATATGGCACTAAAATGGCGCGCAAAGACAATAGGCCCAACCTTGCCATCATTTTATCTTGATGATGACCGTTTGCCATTTAACA from Setaria italica strain Yugu1 chromosome VII, Setaria_italica_v2.0, whole genome shotgun sequence includes the following:
- the LOC101764416 gene encoding crocetin glucosyltransferase 2-like — its product is MGRLSGSTTSPSSSSSSSAASNESRSLWGVHMLLRPVTGAQRHINPMLQLGRRPAHHGLRPTLVSTRCVHSTTDTHPLSPFRVDAISDGFNDCGADGRSCSEPPILWPTPRAAASCAGSCTTRASRGRAGWRASRAAAALLSQPCSVDLIYGELWAGRLSLPVTDGVELYDLLGVYLGHADVTPFPAKPAGLVPYEHSSCQ
- the LOC101778061 gene encoding UDP-glycosyltransferase 74F2; this encodes MESTSASAGAHVLLMPYPGAQGHTNPLLEFGRRLAYHGLRPTLVSTRYLLSTIPPPGEPISVAAISDGFDDGGAALCPDLNDYLRQLEAVGSRTLAELLRSEAAEGRPVRVLVYDPHLPWARRVAKAAGVATAAFLSQPCSVDVVYGEVWAGRLPLPVTDGRELFTRGLLGVELGPDDVPPFAARPDWCPAFLKVSVRQFEGLEDADDVLVNSFHDMEPKEADYMALKWRAKTIGPTLPSFYLDDDRLPFNKTYGFNLFSSSVSCLAWLDKQLPCSVVLVSYGTVSDYDETQLEELGNGLCNSGKPFLWVVRSNEEHKLSCELRDKCKQHGLIVSWCPQLEVLEHKATGCFFTHCGWNSTLEAIVNGVPMVAIPHWADQPTISKYMESAWGLGVRVRKDEKGLLRRDEVERCIKEVMDGDRKDKYKANATMWKQKAKKAMQKGGSSDKNIAEFAAKYSSY